Proteins encoded by one window of Sphingosinicella sp. BN140058:
- a CDS encoding lipid II flippase Amj family protein: MDVQLLVICLLTAGINLIGTLAYGARIAGVRTRRIAMSFALFNILVLVSRTSNSFLGPFLAKRIEVRLGTSGGEALLFDFRIVLLAASIAVFVGILLVPTAQRLFARAIGYFQEHRSTTRMVLRTATPGGLRTIRDSIALPSADQFRAIGKARGVGWGVLIANCLAQALLTVGVLASLYAGYLNPDFRVTASQLSALINGVATILLFALIDPQLSVMTDDVVEGRVSEALFRRTIVWISFSRLAGTLLAQAMFVPAATLIAWTASRV, from the coding sequence ATGGACGTCCAGCTGCTGGTCATCTGCCTGCTTACGGCGGGCATCAATCTCATCGGTACGCTCGCATACGGGGCCCGCATCGCCGGCGTCCGGACCCGGCGAATCGCGATGAGCTTCGCGCTGTTCAACATTCTCGTTCTCGTCTCGCGAACCTCGAACAGCTTCCTTGGACCGTTTCTCGCAAAGAGGATTGAGGTTCGGCTCGGCACAAGCGGGGGCGAGGCTTTGCTGTTCGACTTTCGGATCGTTCTGCTCGCTGCCTCGATCGCCGTCTTCGTCGGGATCCTGCTGGTGCCGACTGCGCAGCGGCTGTTCGCCCGCGCGATCGGCTACTTCCAGGAGCATCGCTCGACGACACGCATGGTATTGCGGACGGCGACCCCCGGCGGGCTGCGGACGATACGCGACTCGATTGCGCTGCCGAGCGCGGATCAATTTCGCGCGATCGGCAAGGCGCGAGGGGTCGGCTGGGGCGTGCTGATCGCCAATTGCCTGGCGCAGGCGCTGCTCACCGTCGGCGTGCTGGCGTCCCTCTACGCCGGCTATCTGAATCCCGATTTTCGAGTGACGGCGTCACAGCTGTCGGCGCTGATCAACGGCGTCGCGACCATCCTGCTGTTCGCGCTGATCGATCCGCAACTGTCGGTGATGACCGACGATGTGGTCGAAGGGCGGGTCAGCGAAGCTCTGTTCCGCCGGACGATCGTTTGGATCTCGTTCAGCCGGCTGGCGGGAACGCTGCTCGCCCAGGCAATGTTCGTGCCGGCGGCGACGCTGATCGCCTGGACGGCGAGCCGGGTCTGA
- a CDS encoding RDD family protein, whose product MARTAGLAPRDEAAMRRRLVTPEGVDLGLTLATASQRMTAFMLDAVIMIVVLIAMTLIAVFGLFATGGGGMQIVAITWLLGFFLLRNFYFILMEMGPRAATFGKRVAGLRVVARDGGRLTADAVIARNLMREIEVYLPLSFLGYEAAGDGVDTLTTLLGLGWAGIFLFFPAFNRDRLRIGDLLAGTWVINAPKRSLSFDLMRGTAASGGYQFTEEQLDAYGIYELQTLEQVLRTGDYDSMAAVAITIRDKFGIGEVDSNEAFLNAYYEALRTRLERKLLFGRRRVDKFDR is encoded by the coding sequence ATGGCTAGAACCGCCGGCCTCGCCCCGCGCGACGAAGCGGCCATGCGCCGCCGCCTGGTCACGCCCGAAGGCGTCGATCTTGGCCTGACCCTCGCCACCGCGAGCCAGCGCATGACCGCGTTCATGCTCGATGCGGTGATCATGATCGTCGTCCTGATCGCGATGACTCTGATCGCGGTGTTCGGACTGTTCGCCACTGGCGGCGGGGGCATGCAGATCGTTGCGATCACCTGGCTGCTCGGCTTCTTCCTGCTCCGCAATTTCTACTTCATCCTGATGGAGATGGGGCCGCGCGCGGCGACCTTCGGCAAGCGCGTGGCCGGCCTCCGAGTCGTCGCTCGCGACGGCGGCAGGCTCACCGCGGACGCGGTGATCGCGCGCAATCTGATGCGCGAGATCGAGGTCTATCTTCCCCTCTCCTTCCTCGGGTACGAAGCCGCCGGTGACGGGGTCGACACGCTGACGACCCTGCTTGGCCTCGGCTGGGCCGGCATCTTCCTGTTCTTCCCTGCCTTCAACCGCGATCGCCTGCGCATCGGCGATCTGCTCGCCGGAACCTGGGTGATCAACGCACCCAAGCGCAGCCTCAGCTTCGATCTGATGCGCGGAACTGCCGCAAGCGGCGGCTACCAGTTTACCGAGGAACAGCTCGACGCCTACGGAATCTACGAACTGCAGACGCTGGAACAGGTGCTCCGCACCGGCGACTATGACAGCATGGCCGCGGTCGCGATCACCATCCGCGACAAGTTCGGCATCGGCGAGGTCGACAGCAACGAAGCCTTCCTCAACGCGTATTACGAGGCGCTGCGGACGCGGCTGGAGCGCAAACTGCTGTTCGGCCGCAGACGCGTCGACAAGTTCGACCGATAA
- a CDS encoding stage II sporulation protein M, which produces MNAPSSFRGLRAEREEEWRRLDALVSLCEKKSPRALSDDDLMALPILYRSALSSLSVARETSLDLELVTYLEHLCARAYFFLYGVRTSPGARLRQFFANDWPAAVRGLGRETLIALALLLVGTIAGYLLVSSQPEYFSAFVPGELANGRDFSASRETLLNSLYSGKEQDGLAVFATYLFTHNAQVAIFCFALGFAFGIPTALLLAYTGAMLGAFLALYGGHGLGLQLGGWLIIHGSTELFAIVLAGAGGLRIGWSVVFPGAASRLAAASVAGRGAATAMVGVVLMLIAAGLLEGFGRQLIVDDAVRYAIGLTMMLLWLVYFYAPRRRRNG; this is translated from the coding sequence GTGAATGCTCCCTCGTCCTTCCGTGGCCTGCGCGCCGAGCGCGAGGAGGAATGGCGCCGGCTGGATGCCCTGGTGTCGCTGTGCGAGAAGAAGTCGCCCCGGGCGCTGTCCGACGACGATCTGATGGCGTTGCCGATCCTGTATCGCAGCGCTCTGTCGTCGCTGTCGGTGGCGCGCGAGACATCGCTCGATCTGGAGCTCGTCACCTATCTCGAGCATCTCTGCGCCCGCGCTTACTTCTTCCTCTACGGGGTGCGCACCTCGCCCGGGGCACGGCTGCGCCAGTTCTTCGCGAACGATTGGCCCGCCGCCGTACGCGGGCTGGGCCGGGAGACCCTGATCGCGCTTGCCTTGCTGCTTGTCGGAACGATCGCCGGCTATCTGCTCGTCTCCAGCCAGCCGGAATATTTCAGCGCCTTCGTACCCGGCGAGCTCGCCAACGGCCGCGATTTCAGCGCCAGCCGCGAGACGCTGCTGAACAGCCTTTATTCTGGCAAGGAGCAGGACGGGCTGGCGGTATTCGCCACCTATCTGTTCACCCACAATGCCCAGGTCGCAATCTTCTGCTTCGCGCTCGGCTTTGCCTTCGGCATACCGACGGCCTTGCTGCTCGCCTATACCGGCGCGATGCTCGGCGCCTTCCTGGCGCTCTATGGCGGCCACGGCCTCGGCCTCCAGCTCGGCGGCTGGCTGATCATCCACGGCTCGACCGAATTGTTCGCGATCGTGCTCGCCGGTGCCGGCGGGCTCCGGATCGGCTGGAGCGTCGTTTTCCCTGGCGCGGCCTCCCGGCTGGCAGCCGCGAGCGTCGCCGGGCGCGGCGCTGCCACCGCCATGGTTGGGGTGGTGCTGATGCTGATCGCTGCCGGCCTGCTCGAAGGCTTCGGCCGCCAGCTGATCGTCGACGATGCTGTCCGCTACGCTATCGGCCTCACCATGATGCTTCTCTGGCTCGTCTATTTCTATGCACCGCGCAGGCGCCGCAATGGCTAG
- a CDS encoding DUF58 domain-containing protein encodes MIYPAARAIVVAGASAPVALLIGVIAPAYWVAGLAFLGFLVVLLILDAALGASPKDVAVTVGGLKSAAAGSEFSVEIALAFARAAPAACEVAIDSHYLLEAPDGLRTRVRIVNGRGEAAIRLIATRRGVARFEQLWVRWQGPLGLVWKQRVLAVADEIVIVPDVRSLRERSADYSHRDMLHGLTARMQIGEGAEFDSLADFQQGMDRRAIDWKQSARHRKLLAKEYRTERNNNVIIALDSGRTMCEPLAGLPKIDRAVSAALLTAFVALKDGDRVSLFGFDSHPRVSTKPVSGARSFALLQRVAGAVEYSDRETNYTLALATLTTGLQRRSLIVIFTDFADTISAELMLAAVGTLLKRHLVLFILFRDEELEGFAAAEPNAPEDVTRAVTAAALLRQRRLVVNRLKRLGVHVIEAAHDRAGPALVNAYLEVKQRNLL; translated from the coding sequence TTGATCTACCCTGCGGCGCGCGCGATCGTGGTCGCCGGCGCGTCGGCGCCGGTTGCCTTGCTGATCGGCGTGATAGCGCCGGCTTATTGGGTCGCCGGCCTCGCCTTTCTCGGCTTCCTGGTGGTTCTCCTCATCCTCGATGCAGCCCTCGGCGCCTCGCCGAAGGACGTGGCGGTGACCGTCGGTGGACTCAAGAGCGCTGCTGCCGGATCCGAATTTTCGGTCGAGATCGCGCTCGCCTTTGCCCGGGCGGCGCCGGCTGCGTGCGAAGTCGCCATCGACAGCCACTACCTTCTCGAGGCGCCCGACGGGCTGCGGACTCGGGTCAGGATCGTCAACGGACGCGGCGAGGCGGCCATCCGGCTGATCGCAACCCGCCGCGGGGTGGCTCGCTTCGAGCAATTATGGGTTCGCTGGCAAGGTCCGCTGGGCCTCGTCTGGAAGCAGCGCGTGCTGGCAGTCGCCGATGAGATCGTGATCGTGCCCGACGTCCGGTCGCTGCGCGAGCGCTCGGCCGATTACAGCCACCGCGACATGCTGCACGGGCTTACCGCACGGATGCAGATCGGCGAAGGCGCCGAATTCGATTCCCTCGCCGATTTCCAGCAGGGCATGGATCGGCGCGCGATCGACTGGAAGCAGTCGGCGAGGCACCGCAAATTGCTCGCCAAGGAGTATCGGACGGAGCGCAACAACAACGTCATCATCGCGCTCGACAGCGGCCGGACGATGTGCGAGCCGCTCGCCGGCCTTCCCAAGATCGATCGCGCCGTCTCCGCCGCCTTGCTCACTGCTTTCGTGGCGCTGAAGGACGGCGATCGGGTCAGCCTGTTCGGCTTCGATTCCCATCCGCGGGTCTCGACCAAGCCGGTGTCGGGTGCGCGCTCCTTCGCCTTGCTCCAACGGGTCGCGGGTGCGGTCGAATATTCGGATCGCGAGACCAATTACACGCTGGCGCTGGCGACGCTGACCACCGGGCTGCAGCGGCGTTCGCTGATCGTCATCTTCACCGACTTTGCCGACACGATCAGCGCCGAGCTGATGCTCGCGGCCGTCGGCACCCTGCTCAAGCGTCACCTCGTCCTGTTCATCCTCTTCCGCGACGAGGAACTGGAGGGTTTCGCCGCGGCCGAGCCGAACGCACCGGAAGACGTCACCCGGGCGGTGACGGCGGCGGCGTTGCTCCGCCAGCGGCGTCTCGTGGTCAATCGGCTGAAGCGCCTCGGCGTTCATGTCATCGAAGCAGCGCACGACCGCGCCGGCCCGGCGCTGGTCAACGCCTATCTCGAGGTCAAGCAGAGGAATTTGCTGTGA
- a CDS encoding MoxR family ATPase, which translates to MKLEDVRSLADTIRGEIAKAIVGQEEAVELLLVALFSSGHVLLEGPPGTAKTFLVQCFARVLGLGYGRIQFTPDLMPADILGSNLFNFQTSQFTLTRGPIFCELLLADEINRTPPKTQAALLEAMQERAVTIDGDTHALSDRFMVVATQNPIEQQGVYPLPEAQLDRFLFKHRMDYPSAEQERKIVAQHGARFGAPRAEEWGIAPRVSPEKISAATAAVAAIPMVDEVADYVVNLVRATREAADLETGASPRAAAMLAGAARARAALDGRDYVIPDDVKALASAVLRHRVTLSPAAEIEGRPVETVIDRLLDAVEAPR; encoded by the coding sequence GTGAAGCTAGAAGACGTCAGAAGCCTCGCCGACACCATCCGCGGCGAAATCGCCAAGGCGATCGTCGGTCAGGAGGAAGCGGTCGAGCTGCTGCTCGTGGCGCTCTTCTCGTCGGGACACGTCCTGCTCGAAGGCCCGCCGGGCACTGCCAAGACCTTCCTCGTCCAGTGCTTTGCGCGAGTGCTGGGGCTCGGTTACGGCCGGATCCAGTTCACCCCCGATCTGATGCCGGCCGATATCCTCGGTTCCAACCTGTTCAACTTCCAGACCAGCCAATTCACCCTCACCCGGGGGCCGATCTTCTGCGAATTGCTGCTTGCCGACGAGATCAACCGTACGCCGCCCAAGACACAGGCCGCCCTGCTCGAGGCAATGCAGGAGCGGGCGGTGACGATCGACGGGGACACCCACGCCCTCTCCGACCGGTTCATGGTGGTCGCGACGCAGAATCCGATCGAGCAGCAGGGCGTCTATCCTCTGCCCGAAGCGCAGCTCGATCGCTTCCTGTTCAAGCACCGGATGGACTATCCCTCCGCCGAGCAGGAGCGGAAGATCGTCGCCCAGCACGGCGCCCGCTTCGGCGCGCCGCGCGCGGAGGAATGGGGCATCGCACCACGCGTATCGCCCGAAAAGATCTCGGCGGCGACCGCGGCCGTCGCGGCGATCCCGATGGTCGACGAAGTCGCCGATTATGTCGTCAATCTGGTGCGGGCGACCCGCGAAGCGGCGGATCTCGAGACCGGTGCCTCGCCGCGCGCGGCGGCGATGCTCGCCGGTGCGGCGCGCGCCCGGGCCGCACTCGACGGCCGCGACTATGTCATCCCCGACGACGTCAAGGCACTGGCATCGGCGGTCCTTCGTCACCGCGTCACGCTCTCCCCGGCCGCCGAGATCGAGGGCCGACCGGTGGAGACGGTGATCGACCGGCTGCTCGACGCCGTTGAGGCGCCGCGTTGA
- a CDS encoding DUF4129 domain-containing protein yields the protein MAETIAEEWTATGERARFAEAHEKLRADGSLQFDLPAFVPPKPPAWLRWLGELLENGGPVFKLIFWVVLAVVVLAILYWLFRWIEGGGLAFLKRDRKQEPDSTGETWRPEEAPARALLAEADRLAAAGRFAEAAHLLLFRSIEEIERKRPKLVRPALTSRDIAGAPQIPPAPRSAFGRIVMAVEHSLFGGRPLDAQDWTSCRASYEEFAFAPEWKS from the coding sequence TTGGCGGAGACGATTGCAGAGGAGTGGACCGCGACGGGCGAGCGCGCGCGCTTTGCCGAGGCGCACGAGAAACTGCGCGCCGACGGCTCGCTGCAGTTCGATCTGCCGGCCTTCGTTCCGCCCAAGCCGCCGGCATGGCTGCGCTGGCTTGGCGAGCTTCTCGAAAATGGCGGCCCCGTCTTCAAGCTGATCTTCTGGGTCGTGCTGGCGGTGGTGGTGCTTGCCATCCTCTACTGGCTGTTTCGCTGGATCGAGGGCGGCGGCCTCGCCTTCCTGAAACGTGATCGCAAGCAGGAACCCGACTCCACCGGCGAGACATGGCGGCCGGAGGAGGCTCCTGCCCGTGCCTTGCTCGCCGAAGCCGACAGGCTCGCCGCAGCGGGCCGTTTCGCCGAAGCCGCGCACCTGCTCCTCTTCCGCAGCATCGAAGAGATCGAGCGCAAGCGCCCCAAATTGGTGCGCCCGGCGCTGACCAGCCGCGACATCGCCGGCGCGCCGCAGATCCCGCCCGCGCCGCGCAGCGCCTTCGGGCGCATCGTTATGGCGGTGGAGCACAGCCTGTTCGGCGGCCGCCCGCTCGATGCGCAGGATTGGACGTCCTGCCGCGCCTCTTACGAGGAATTCGCCTTCGCGCCGGAGTGGAAGAGTTGA
- a CDS encoding M48 family metalloprotease, whose protein sequence is MRHTLLLLASASLLLAGCGGGSNSAPAVTDEDRAAAAEQHEQLLAEFGGRYEGDESAYLAKLGGKVAAAAGLDGQCTFTLVNTDVVNAFAVPGCYIYVTRGLMGIVGSEGELASVLAHEVGHIVGQHSKRQQKRSLWRGLGVLAVQVLTGSERLTRIAGEAATFFTLRYSRSQEYQADDLGLGFLRRAGYDPYAASDMLGALARQEQFLAATRGRDEARSIPEWARTHPLTGNRVERARQAAQATGVAPDALPEYEERYLQTLDGLLYGDDPQQGFVLGRRFAHPVMRIGFEAPPGFTLTNSPQAILIEGPDGIRGEFGGGRIPEGGLQAYAEVLLRQLLGDAPFRTGAARAERVNGLAALFVPAAVATQNGEIPISIAVYAAPGGNAYHFAMVSNAPGAAPAVLHPLFRSFHLLTDEDLRSLKPRRIEVIVAGAGDTVASLAGRMADPDRLPLFLLLNNRTADQPIRPGEHVKIVSFAQR, encoded by the coding sequence ATGCGTCATACTCTCCTTCTGCTCGCTTCCGCCTCCCTCCTGCTCGCCGGTTGCGGCGGCGGGTCCAACTCGGCTCCGGCCGTGACCGACGAGGATCGTGCCGCCGCGGCCGAGCAGCACGAGCAATTGCTCGCCGAGTTCGGCGGCCGTTACGAAGGCGATGAAAGCGCCTATCTGGCCAAGCTCGGCGGGAAGGTCGCGGCCGCGGCAGGGCTCGACGGACAATGTACCTTCACCCTGGTCAACACGGACGTGGTCAACGCGTTCGCGGTGCCCGGCTGCTACATCTACGTCACCCGCGGGCTGATGGGCATCGTCGGCAGCGAGGGCGAACTCGCCTCGGTGCTTGCGCACGAGGTCGGCCACATCGTCGGCCAGCACAGCAAGCGCCAGCAGAAACGGTCTCTGTGGCGCGGACTCGGCGTGCTCGCGGTGCAGGTGCTGACCGGGTCCGAGCGACTGACCCGGATCGCCGGTGAGGCCGCCACCTTCTTCACCCTCCGTTACTCGCGCAGCCAGGAGTATCAGGCGGACGATCTCGGCCTCGGCTTCCTGCGCCGCGCCGGCTACGATCCTTATGCGGCCTCCGACATGCTCGGTGCGCTCGCCCGCCAGGAGCAATTCCTGGCCGCCACCCGGGGGCGCGACGAGGCCAGGAGCATCCCGGAATGGGCCCGCACCCATCCGCTGACCGGCAATCGGGTGGAGCGGGCGCGGCAAGCGGCGCAAGCCACCGGCGTCGCACCCGATGCTCTGCCTGAATATGAGGAGCGCTATCTCCAGACTCTCGACGGCCTGCTCTACGGCGACGATCCGCAACAGGGCTTCGTCCTGGGGCGGCGCTTCGCCCACCCGGTCATGCGCATCGGCTTCGAAGCGCCGCCGGGCTTCACCCTTACCAACAGCCCCCAGGCGATCCTGATCGAAGGTCCCGATGGAATACGCGGCGAGTTCGGCGGCGGCCGGATTCCCGAAGGCGGGCTGCAAGCCTATGCCGAGGTGCTGCTGCGCCAGCTCCTCGGCGATGCACCCTTTCGGACCGGAGCGGCACGGGCAGAGAGGGTAAACGGCTTGGCTGCCTTGTTCGTACCAGCCGCCGTTGCGACCCAGAATGGCGAAATCCCAATTTCGATCGCGGTCTACGCTGCGCCGGGCGGCAACGCCTATCATTTCGCGATGGTGTCGAATGCCCCCGGCGCGGCGCCAGCTGTACTCCATCCGCTATTCCGTTCCTTTCACCTGCTGACGGATGAAGACCTAAGAAGCCTCAAGCCGCGCCGTATCGAGGTGATCGTGGCGGGTGCGGGGGACACCGTCGCATCTCTCGCCGGCCGAATGGCCGATCCCGATCGGCTGCCCTTGTTCCTTCTCCTCAACAATCGCACCGCCGATCAGCCGATCCGGCCCGGCGAGCACGTCAAGATCGTCAGTTTCGCACAGCGCTGA
- a CDS encoding DUF3008 family protein: MPAKSKAQQKAAGAALSAKRGDTPKSKLQGASKSMAESMSEKQLEELAATKRKGKPEHV, from the coding sequence ATGCCTGCCAAATCGAAAGCGCAGCAGAAGGCCGCCGGAGCCGCACTTTCCGCCAAACGCGGCGACACCCCGAAGAGCAAGCTGCAAGGGGCGTCCAAAAGCATGGCCGAATCGATGAGCGAAAAGCAGCTCGAGGAACTCGCCGCGACCAAGCGCAAGGGCAAGCCCGAGCACGTCTGA
- the pgl gene encoding 6-phosphogluconolactonase produces the protein MDEIEWWEFDSAKEMAEQVAGDIGFVIESALEAHKGARLAVPGGSTPDLIYAELLKRKDIDWTKVTLIPTDDRLVPLGDGLSNYRKLDSFFGAKKADIVSLIDEAALDNPQEAGRLADARLSLLQWPLDLACLGMGADGHTASIFPGPDFDAAVNGPRTRRAIGVRPDPLPEAAPVPRVTLTAPALASARTVMIVISGAEKRRVLEQALKEGPLSSHPIGRVVSAMDVPIDIYWSAE, from the coding sequence ATGGACGAGATCGAATGGTGGGAGTTCGACTCCGCCAAGGAAATGGCCGAACAGGTCGCCGGCGACATCGGCTTCGTGATCGAAAGCGCGCTGGAAGCGCACAAGGGCGCGCGTCTGGCGGTGCCGGGCGGCTCGACCCCGGACCTGATCTACGCCGAATTGCTCAAGCGCAAGGACATCGACTGGACCAAAGTCACCCTGATCCCGACCGACGACCGGCTGGTGCCGCTCGGTGACGGGCTCAGCAACTACCGTAAGCTCGACAGCTTCTTCGGTGCCAAGAAGGCCGACATCGTAAGCCTGATCGACGAAGCGGCGCTCGACAACCCGCAGGAAGCAGGGCGGCTCGCCGATGCGCGGCTGTCGCTGCTGCAATGGCCGCTCGATCTCGCCTGCCTCGGCATGGGTGCCGACGGCCACACCGCCAGCATCTTTCCGGGACCGGACTTCGATGCCGCGGTCAATGGACCCCGCACGCGGCGTGCGATCGGCGTTCGCCCCGATCCTTTGCCGGAGGCGGCACCGGTGCCGCGCGTCACGCTGACCGCACCTGCGCTCGCCTCGGCCCGCACGGTGATGATCGTGATTTCGGGCGCCGAGAAGCGCCGGGTTCTGGAACAGGCGCTCAAGGAAGGGCCGCTGTCTTCGCATCCGATCGGGCGCGTCGTCTCGGCCATGGACGTGCCGATCGACATTTACTGGAGCGCCGAGTGA
- a CDS encoding N-succinylarginine dihydrolase produces the protein MREINFDGIIGPSHNYSGLSLGNVASASNKGLVSHPRAAALQGVAKMRHNLRLGLAQGILLPHRRPDRAWLGELGTDVGTVPPSLRAAAFSASAMWAANAATVSPAPDCTDGCCHLTVANLRTMAHRSHEWPETLAQLRLAFADETRFAVHPPVPATFGDEGAANHMRLCASHDAPGIEVFVYGQRGGAYPVRQHEEASRAVARLHGLDPEHTLFACQSEAAIAAGAFHNDVVAVANENVLFTHEQAFEDRPSLYAALKRRIPEIEIVEVPASAVSLEDAIRSYLFNAQLVTLPTGGMALIVPDEVRETPTVWAWLEAQVAGNGPIRRIFVVDVRQSMANGGGPACLRLRVVAEPECIDPRFLVDEAKLDRIAGVIAQHWPEAMAPDQLREPAIWTQMERARAALYEEIGLRELI, from the coding sequence ATGCGCGAGATCAACTTCGACGGGATCATCGGGCCCAGTCACAATTATTCGGGCCTGAGCCTCGGCAACGTCGCCTCGGCCAGCAACAAGGGGCTGGTCTCGCACCCACGCGCCGCCGCGCTGCAGGGGGTGGCGAAGATGCGCCACAATCTCCGTCTCGGCCTCGCGCAGGGGATCTTGCTCCCGCATCGCCGGCCGGACCGGGCTTGGCTCGGCGAACTCGGAACCGATGTCGGCACGGTGCCGCCCTCGTTGCGCGCGGCCGCATTCTCCGCTTCGGCGATGTGGGCCGCCAATGCCGCCACCGTCTCGCCGGCGCCCGATTGTACCGATGGCTGCTGTCATCTCACCGTCGCGAACCTGCGAACGATGGCGCATCGCAGCCACGAATGGCCCGAAACGCTCGCCCAGTTGCGGCTCGCCTTTGCCGACGAGACCCGGTTCGCGGTCCATCCGCCGGTGCCGGCGACCTTTGGCGACGAGGGCGCGGCCAATCACATGCGGCTCTGCGCCAGCCACGATGCGCCGGGAATCGAGGTTTTCGTCTACGGCCAGCGCGGCGGCGCCTACCCGGTTCGCCAGCATGAAGAAGCCAGCCGCGCCGTCGCCCGGCTGCACGGTCTCGATCCGGAGCACACCTTGTTCGCCTGTCAGTCGGAAGCGGCCATCGCCGCCGGCGCTTTCCACAACGACGTCGTCGCCGTCGCCAACGAAAACGTTCTGTTCACCCACGAGCAGGCATTCGAGGACCGGCCGAGTCTGTATGCCGCGCTGAAGCGCCGCATACCGGAAATCGAGATTGTCGAGGTGCCGGCCAGCGCGGTCAGCCTCGAAGACGCGATCCGCTCCTATCTGTTCAATGCGCAACTCGTCACCCTGCCGACCGGCGGCATGGCGCTGATCGTGCCGGACGAGGTGCGCGAAACCCCGACGGTTTGGGCTTGGCTGGAGGCGCAAGTCGCCGGCAACGGCCCGATCCGCCGGATCTTCGTCGTCGATGTCCGCCAATCGATGGCCAATGGCGGGGGCCCGGCCTGCCTGCGCCTGCGGGTGGTGGCGGAGCCGGAGTGTATCGACCCCCGCTTCCTCGTCGACGAGGCAAAGCTGGACCGCATCGCGGGCGTGATCGCCCAGCATTGGCCGGAGGCAATGGCGCCCGATCAATTGCGGGAGCCCGCGATCTGGACGCAGATGGAGCGCGCCCGCGCGGCCCTTTACGAGGAGATAGGCCTGCGGGAGCTCATCTGA
- a CDS encoding arginine N-succinyltransferase, whose amino-acid sequence MSFRVRPAGNDDFQAIYEMAKLTGGGFTNLPPDRGALVDKIVRSQKSFEREGDEPSDDMFLFVLENVETGQIRGTCQVFGMVGVHAPFYSYRIGTLTQTSKALGKTFRAQLLNLSTDLEGSSEVGGLFLHPGERAGGLGLLLARSRYLFIKLHRERFGRRVLAELRGVIDESGGSPFWDAIAGKFFAMNFQEADEFNAAHGTQFIADLMPKTPIYTAMLPESARSVIGVPHPKGRAAMKMLENEGFHFDCYVDIFDGGPTMLAPTDQIRTIRESRLLTLDAVADEVEGHPEMLAAGRMEDFRACCATVQLSAEGKASVSRRTAEMLGIAPGDSFLAMSR is encoded by the coding sequence GTGAGCTTTCGCGTGCGCCCGGCGGGCAATGACGATTTCCAGGCCATTTACGAGATGGCGAAGCTGACCGGCGGCGGTTTTACCAATCTCCCGCCCGATCGCGGCGCACTCGTCGACAAGATCGTCCGCTCGCAGAAATCGTTCGAGCGCGAGGGCGACGAGCCGAGCGACGACATGTTCCTGTTCGTGCTCGAGAATGTCGAGACCGGGCAGATCCGGGGTACCTGCCAGGTGTTCGGCATGGTTGGAGTCCATGCGCCCTTCTACAGTTACCGGATCGGCACTCTGACCCAGACGTCGAAGGCGCTCGGCAAGACCTTCCGCGCCCAGTTGCTGAACCTCTCCACCGATCTCGAAGGCTCGTCGGAAGTGGGCGGATTGTTCCTCCACCCCGGCGAGCGCGCCGGCGGGCTCGGCCTGCTGCTCGCCCGCAGCCGCTATCTTTTCATCAAGCTGCATCGCGAGCGGTTCGGCCGCCGCGTGCTGGCTGAGCTTCGCGGCGTGATCGACGAGAGCGGCGGCTCCCCCTTCTGGGATGCGATCGCCGGCAAGTTCTTCGCGATGAACTTCCAGGAAGCGGATGAATTCAACGCCGCCCACGGCACCCAGTTCATTGCCGATCTGATGCCGAAGACACCGATCTACACGGCGATGCTGCCGGAAAGCGCGCGCAGCGTGATCGGCGTTCCCCATCCCAAGGGCCGGGCGGCGATGAAGATGCTGGAGAATGAGGGTTTCCACTTCGACTGCTACGTCGACATCTTCGACGGCGGTCCAACGATGCTGGCACCGACCGATCAGATCCGGACCATTCGCGAGTCACGCCTGCTGACGCTCGACGCCGTCGCGGACGAGGTCGAGGGTCATCCGGAAATGCTCGCGGCGGGGCGAATGGAGGATTTTCGCGCCTGCTGCGCCACCGTGCAGCTTTCGGCGGAAGGGAAGGCCTCGGTCAGCCGCAGGACTGCCGAGATGCTCGGCATCGCCCCCGGAGACAGCTTCCTGGCGATGAGCCGCTGA